In a genomic window of Bacteroidota bacterium:
- a CDS encoding UpxY family transcription antiterminator, whose amino-acid sequence MKQLSYHWYALYTKSMQEKKVYAEIIKRGFNAYLPLETKIKQWSDRKKKVEVPMIRSYVFVNISEKEYYDIVNITGAVRYVTFEGKAVAIPEWQIDAMKKMVEFKAPHYYSGERFLKGEMIIIESGPLKGYEGEVVKDNNGKNKIIIRIKDIGYSLILEHAASVTKKSKLPV is encoded by the coding sequence ATGAAACAACTTTCCTATCACTGGTACGCTCTTTATACCAAATCAATGCAGGAAAAGAAAGTTTATGCCGAAATTATTAAAAGAGGGTTTAATGCTTATTTACCACTTGAAACAAAGATAAAGCAATGGAGTGATCGAAAGAAAAAAGTAGAAGTCCCAATGATTCGATCCTATGTGTTTGTGAATATCAGTGAAAAAGAGTATTATGACATCGTTAACATAACTGGTGCTGTGCGTTATGTAACATTTGAAGGTAAAGCAGTCGCGATTCCTGAATGGCAGATCGACGCCATGAAAAAAATGGTAGAATTTAAGGCACCTCATTATTACAGCGGCGAAAGGTTTTTGAAAGGTGAGATGATAATAATAGAATCAGGGCCTTTAAAGGGATATGAAGGAGAAGTCGTAAAAGACAATAATGGCAAAAACAAAATTATCATCCGGATTAAGGATATAGGTTATTCATTGATTCTTGAACATGCAGCA
- a CDS encoding ArsR family transcriptional regulator, whose amino-acid sequence MLDTLITSKTRIKILLKFFLNGNASAYLRNLEAEFNESTNAIRVELVRFENAGLLKSEFSGNKKIFKANTQHPLFKPINNLIMYHIGFDQIIDKVIEKLGKVNYVFIVGDFANGIDNNCIDLLFIGKDINQPFLIELIEKVEKNIERRIRYLIYTKEEFEIYKEQNNKIAPLLLWEEV is encoded by the coding sequence ATGTTAGATACGCTAATTACCTCAAAAACACGTATAAAGATATTGTTAAAATTCTTCCTGAATGGTAACGCTAGTGCGTATTTGCGAAATCTTGAAGCAGAATTTAACGAATCTACGAATGCAATCCGGGTAGAACTGGTTAGGTTTGAAAATGCCGGATTACTTAAATCAGAGTTTTCAGGAAATAAAAAAATATTTAAGGCCAATACTCAACATCCACTATTTAAACCAATTAATAACCTTATCATGTATCATATTGGTTTCGACCAAATTATAGATAAAGTTATAGAAAAGCTCGGTAAAGTGAATTATGTTTTTATTGTTGGAGACTTTGCTAATGGAATAGATAACAATTGTATTGATTTACTTTTTATTGGAAAAGATATCAATCAGCCGTTCTTAATTGAATTGATTGAGAAAGTTGAAAAAAATATTGAACGTAGAATCCGGTACTTAATCTACACCAAAGAAGAATTTGAAATTTATAAAGAACAGAATAATAAAATTGCACCGCTGCTTTTATGGGAAGAAGTGTAA